The genome window AGCATAATTCTAGAGAAGCTTCGATTTGACATTTGAGCGGGAACTCGCGTTACCGCATCTCAAATGTCAAATTCGCTCCACTAGCTCGCGACGCGAACCGGGCGCATCAGGAAGGCTGGCACATGATCGCCAAGCCCGACGACCGGGGCGGATGTTGCGGGCGGGAGCAGTTCGCGATGATAGCGCGACACGCTCGAACCATCGCCATTGCGTCGGTTGCGCGCGGGGCGCTCTGCGGTTGCAGCGGCGGGTGCCGAGCGAACTTCACCAGCCGGTTCCGCACGTTGACGGATCGGGCGAACCTCAGCGGTTTCCCGCGGCTCGGTGGTTGCGACGGCGGCTTCCTTGCTCCGACCTCGTCCGGCACCGCCGCGTTCACCGCGACGTGACCGCTCGCGGCGTTCGCTGAAGTCGGTGGCTGCGAGGTTCTCGGTCGAAGGCTCGCCATCGATCCACTCGATCTTCGCCTTGCAGAGATTTTCGATGGCGCGAACGCCTTTCATCTCCTTCGGCGTAACGATCATGGCGGCGTATCCGTCGCGGCCCGCGCGGCCGGTGCGGCCGATACGATGCACATAATCCTCAGGGCTGATCGGCACGTCGAAGTTGAACACGTGGCTCACTTCGGGGATGTCGAGGCCGCGCGCGGCGACGTCGGACGCCGCCAGGTAGGTGATTTCGCCCTTCCGGAAGGCTTCGAGCGTCGCCGTGCGTTGGCGCTGGTCGAGATCGCCGTGGAGAGCACCCGCGTTGAAGCCATGCTTGACGAGGGACTTATGAAGAACGGCGACATCGCGCTTGCGATTGCAGAAGATGATCGCGTTCTGGATCGTAGAGACCTCGGATCGCATCAGCTCGCGGAGCACGTGGCGCTTCGTCTTCGAATCGGCGGGGGAGAATTTGAGCTTCTGCGTGATGTTTTTCGCCGCAGTAGCCGGGGCGCTGACGCGGACCTGCTCGGGGTTCTTGAGGAACTGGTCGGTCAACTTCTGGATTTCTGGCGGCATGGTCGCCGAGAAGAACAGCGTCTGCCGCGAGGGCGGAAGCAGCTTGCAGATACGCTCGATGTCGGGGATGAAGCCCATGTCGAGCATGCGGTCCGCTTCGTCGATGACGAGGTAATCGACCGCGTTCATGAGAAGCTTGCCGCGTCCGAAATGGTCGAGCAACCGTCCCGGCGTTGCGATGAGAATGTCCGCACCGCGTTCGAGCTTCTTTTCCTGATCGTCGAAGGACACGCCGCCGATGAGAAGCGCGACCGTGAGCTTGTGCTGCGAACCGAGCGTCTCGAAGGCTTCGGCTACCTGCGCTGCCAGTTCGCGCGTCGGCTCAAGGATGAGCGAGCGCGGCATGCGGGCGCGGGCGCGCCCCTGTTCGAGCATGTTCAGCAGCGGTAGAACGAAGGAGGCCGTCTTGCCAGTTCCCGTCTGGGCGATGCCGACGACATCGCGGCCCTCTAGGGCGAAGGGGATTGCCTGGGCTTGAATTGGGGTGGGTGTGGTATACCCTGCTGCATCGATGGCAGCCAGCACTTTGTCGCTGAGCTTAAGGTCTTTAAAAGTCATATCCCGTTGGGTTTTTGGAACCACGTCATCATGGGTTCAGTGAGTATCATCCGCACAATGCAGATCGATGACAGCATGCGTCAGGCACTAGTATCCAGCGTCGCATTAGCGGGCAGATTGCGACCCACATCGGATTACCATGCTGCCTGGAAGTGCTGCGATGGCAGAATTTCAAGATTCTGCCTTGACGCTTGACGCGAATATGATCGCAACGCCAACCGCAGTCAACCCCGTAACCGGCCGTTTAAGCCCGCGAGTTCCGCTTCGATCAAAAATATGCGAGGGGTGTTGCAAACCGAGAAGAGAGTTCGGCGTCAACCTGACGCTGGGGGCTGGCGAGGGCGGATATTCGATCAAGCTTTGGCTCGGGCTGGCGGAGAGAGAGGGATTCGAACCCTCGAGACGGTTTCCCGCCTACACACTTTCCAGGCGTGCGCCTTCAACCACTCGGCCACCTCTCCAGACGCGCCGGACGAACCGAAGCCGAAGCAGCGCGAGGCCGCACTATAGCGATCAGTGAGACGCCCGCAAGGCCCGATGCGTGGTTTTTTATCGCTCTGTCCGCTTCTTTTTTTGGGGGATGGAGTGGCGATTGGCAATCCGATGGCACCGCTTCTCAACGGTCCCTGCGTCGGCCTCAGGTCGGCGCGTCTCATTGCGATGTGGCATTAAGAAAACAGTCGCAAAGTCGCCGCATTCTTTTTTCGAAGCCTTCTAAAAAGGCCCTCATATTGCCACAACCGAAAGGCCATCTTCGCGCAAGGCTCCCGGCTCCCGGTTGTTGGATTTGACGACGATAGGCTGCGTCACGAGGCGCAGATTTCTCGTAACAAAAAAAGACAAATTAGGGTTGCACAAGCGCGCATCCTTCTTTTTCGGGATCGGCAGTCAAATGAAGTTACGGTATCTCGGCGGCTACACTGCGGCATTCATCGCGGTCGCGTTCGGTTGGTTCATCTTCTCATGGCCATGGCTGTCGGGGGACGTCACGATCCCTTATGACGCGAAGGCGCATTTCCAGCCGCAGCTTCAATTTCTGGCGAACGCGCTCCATACGGGGCAGTCGCCGTTCTGGGCGCCGAATGTGTTCGGCGGATCGCCGCAGATTGCCGATCCGCAATCGTTGATCTTTTCGCCAGCCTTCCTGCTCGCCTACTTTGACGCCGCCCCGAGCTTCAGGCAACTCGATTTCTATTGCTTTCTGTTGCTGGGGTTGAGCGCGGTTTCGGTGCTCATGCTGTTTCGCGACCGGGGCTGGCACCCAGCGGCGGCTGCGGTGGCGGCGCTCGGCGCGGCGTTCGGCGGCTCGGCGATCTGGCGCATCCAGCATATCGCACAGATCGAAGCCTTCGCGTTCTTTTTGCTCTGCCTGTGGTTGCTGGCGCGCGCGCTCGACCGCAAGTCGATCCTCTACGGCACGCTTGCCGGTGTCGCGGCTGCGGGAATGGTCATCCAGCCCGGACAGATCGCGCTGATCGGCGCCTATGTGCTGCTGGGCTACGCGATCCATCACTGGGCGACGGCGCCGCGCTTCTGGCAATCGGTGCGGCAGAGCATCTTGCCGCTCGCTGGGGGAACCATCGCGGCCACGCTCATCGCGGCGGGGCCGATCCTGCTCGCTCTCCTGTTCGTGGAGCATTCGAACCGGCCTGAAATCCCGTTCGACGAGGCGGCGCGCGGCGCGCTGCACCCGGCGTCGCTCCTGACAACGCTCATCCCCGATCTTTTCGGCGTAAAGACCGAGGAGCCCTATTGGGGCCCGGCGAGCATCGAGTGGCCCGCAGACTGGCTCGCGATGACGGAGAACATGGGCCAGCTCTATATCGGCGCGCTGCCGGTGCTTCTGCTGCTCGGCGTCGGCTTCCTCAAGGGGCGCATCTTCGCGCGTGAAATCCGCTTCTTCACGCTCGCCATCTTGGGCCTTCAGCTTTACGCGCTCGGCCGCTATACGGGCGTTTTCACACTCCTCTATTATTATCTGCCGGGCGTGGACATGTTCCGCAGGCCCGCCGACGCGACCTATGCGCTCTGCGCCATGACGGCGATCCTCGGTGGCTACATGCTTCACCGTGTCCTCACCGGCGCGGATGAGTTCACGCGTGAGCAGACGAAGTGGCTCGCGTTCGGGATCGCGGGCTTGTGCCTCACGGGACTTGGTGTCGCGGCTTTCCATGAGCATTTTCGCGACGCGTTGGAGCCGGTGGCGATGGCGCTCGCCGTATTCGCGGTCGGATGGGGCACGCTTGTCTTCGCGCGACGGCATGCAGCAGGGCAGGGCGCGTTGGCCGTCCTCGCTCTTGCCGGTTTCATGACGGCAGATCTCGTCATCAACAACGGTCCCAATCGCTCGACCGCGTTGCCGCCCTCCACCTATGACGAGTTGCGCGTGGATTCGAAGAACGAGACGCTCGCGCTGCTGAAGGAGCGGCTGTCACAGCCTCCCGGATCGGCGCGGCGCGACCGCGTGGAACTTGTCGGTCTCGGGTTCGAATGGCCAAACACGAGCCTCGTTCACGGCTTCGACCACTCGCTCGGATACAATCCGCTGCGCATAGCGGAGTTCGTGGAGGCGATGGGCGACGTGGAAACGACCGCGGAAACCTATCAGCGCGACTTCACGCCGCTGTTCCCATCCTACCGCTCGACGCTCGCCGACATGATGGGCATTCGCTATATTGCCATCGACGAGCCGATCGAGCACCTCGACAAGCAGTTGAAACCGGGTGATGTCCAACTCGTTGCGCACACGAAAGATGCCTACGTTTATGAGAACCCGCGCGCGTTGCCGCGTGTGCTCTTCGCCTTCGACTGGCAGCCCGCGAACTTCACGCAGCTCAAGAAGGATGGCCGCTGGCCCGTCTTCGATCCACGGCGCACGGTGCTGTTCCACGCCGAACGTCCGCAAATGGTCATCCTGCCGCCGAAACCTGTGTCCATGCCGGAGGCGCGGACTGCGCTCCGGACCTATCAGAATACTATCGTCGAGGTGGAGGTCGAAACGCCTGCGGCCGGTTTCGTCGTCCTGAATGACAACTGGCATCCCTGGTGGTTTGGAACAGTTGACGGCAAGCCAGCCGACATCTACCGCGCGAACGTCCTGTTCCGTGCGATCCAGGTGCCTGCGGGCAAGCATCTCGTGCGTTTTGAATTCAAGCCGGTGGAAGGCGCGATCAGGGAAGTCCGCGCGCGCCTCGAAGGGAAATCGCTGGAGCCGGGCCTGCCGCAGCGGACGCCGCGGATCAGGCCTGAGGCCAGCCTGCCGGTTGCGCCGAGGCCCGCTGGCTAAGCGCGGCGAAGGCGGGACTGCGCAGCCAGTCATACTCCCGGATGCGGGCGGCTCTGATGGGATCGCTGTCCGCGTCGCCGCCGCCGGGCTTGGCCACATGGCACATGATGAGAGGCCATGCGCCGGCCGCGCTGTCGAGCCATCCCTGCCAGAGTTGCGGAAGGCTCGCTTTTTCTGAGAAGTCGTAAACGCCTGCGAAATCCGTGTTGGTGATGTGGCCGTGCTCCTCGGCTAGCTTCGAGAGCCGCTCGGCCCCAGTTCGGGCGATCACGGCCGCCTTCGTGCCGCGCTTGATCTTCGGCGTGCAGATGCGAAGGCCGATGAGCCGCGCATTGCCTGCGTAACGATCGGACAGCACGTCCACGAGAACTTCCGCCACGCCGGGCAGATGATGCACGTGCTGGTGGCCGTCTACGAAATGCGGCGCTGCGCCCATGCCCTCCTCATAGATAAGAAGCTGCTTCGCGATGGCCTGACGCACGAGCTTGAGATCGAGGCGGCGCGCATGGGACAAGGCGATGAGCGTCGGTAGGCGATGGTCCGCCCTCTTGCCTTCCGCGAACGGACTGGTGAGGTCGAGATGCAGGCCGCGAGACAGCGGCGCGTTCCTCAGCGAGCGCGCCGCGACCATCCATCGCGGCGAAAGCACCATGGCGCTCGCGGCGGTCACGACACCCTTGTCGGCCAGTTCGAGGATCGCGGCGTCTACGCGGTCGTCCAGCGCGTAGTCGTCCGCGTTGATAATGATGTTTTTCATGAGAGCTAGCCTTGCGGCTGAGCGAAGGCCCAGAGCTTCGAGAGGAGGAACGTGGCGACAGCGACACCCAAAATCACGGCCGCAAGCATTGGAAGATAATAGGTCGAGCCGAATACGCGCAAGAGCTCCGCGTAGGCGGCCTGATTGATCGCAAACCCGGCGAAAGCGACAGCGAAGAAGCGCCGCCTGGCCACGCCGAGGCTCTCACGTGACACGGGAAAGGTAAAGCGCGAATGACCTGCGAAACTCACAAAGAAGGCCACGCCGAAACCGATCACGTTCGCGGCGAGCGGCGGAAGGAGGAGAAGTTCAACCACCAGCGCGACGACGCCAAGATGCGTGAGCGCGGCGGCGCAGCCGACGGCGACGAAAATCGCGATCTGCCGCATTACGAATGCCTGCCCGTTTCGGTTTCGGAGGCCCGCGCGTCGGCTACGAAAGCGGACGCGTCGTAGACCGGAGAGGCCGCATGCGGTGGCGACTTCACGCGGCTGTCCTCTGCGACGATGTAGATCGGGCGCTGCTTGGCTTCCTCGAAGGTGCGTCCGAGATATTCCGCGATGACGCCGAGCGCCAGAAGTTGCACCCCCGACAGGAACATCATGCCAACGGCTAGCGTCGGCCAGCCCGGCACGCGGCCGCCCACCACATAGTGCTCGAAAAGGAGGTAGCAGCCGTAAAGGAAGGCGGTGCTCGATATGACGAGCCCGGTCAGTGAGACGAGGCGCAGCGGCACGACGCTGAACGAGGTAAGCCCCGTAAAGGCGAGCTTGAAGAGCTGCCGCCAGGTGAATTTCGTCACGCCCGCGACGCGTGGCTCCGGCTGGAACGGCACGAGAACCGTGCGGAAACCGACCCAGGCGAAAAGCCCCTTCATTTGCCGGTTCCGCTCCGGCAGCGCGTTGATGGCATCGACCACCTTGCGGTCGATGAGCCGGAAGTCGCCCGCGTCCGGTGGGATGACCACATGGCTGCCCGCCTGCATCAGCCAGTAATACCCGGCCTTGAAACGGCGTTTCGTCCAGCTTTCGAGGCGCTCGTTCTGCACGCCCGCAACGACCTCAGCGCCTTCGCGCCATTTATCGAGGAACACCGAGATGAGGGCTGGGGGATGCTGGCCGTCAGAATCCATCAGGATGACGGCATCGCCCGCCGCCGTCCTGAGCCCCGCCGACAACGCCGCCTCCTTGCCGAAATTGCGCGAAAAGCGAACGTAGCGGAGCGAGGGCTGCTTCGCGCAAAGGTCGAGCATCACTTCGCGCGTGCCGTCGGTGCTGCCGTCATCGATGACCACGATTTCATGCGCGAAGCCGGTATTTGCGAGCGCATGCAGAATGGAAGAGACGACAACGGGCAGCCCTTCGCTTTCATTATAGGCGGGAAGGACGACCGAGATCAGTGTGGGGCGACGCGTATCCATGGACACTCTGAGAAAGCGCTCTAGCGCAACTCACTTAGCTTATGACGCGCTCCACTGCAATCAATGGGCGTCGCACCGCCTCTTCGCCTAATTGGTGAGCTTCAGAGCGGCAAGGTCGATCGAAAGCTTCACGTCCTTCTCGACCGCATATCCCGCGACCGATTGCGGACCGACGCCGTATTCGAGGCGGTCGATGACCGTCTCGCCTTTGACGGATGCCGCGCCATTCGCCGCAGCAATCGAGAATGGCAGCGACACCGGCTTCGCGACACCCCTCAGTGTGAGGCGTCCGGCGAGCACATATTTGCCCTTTCCGGCGGGCTTGGCGCCGCTCGCCACGAACTCGGCCGTGGGAAAGCGCGCCGGGTCGAAGAAGTCGGGCGACAGAAGCGCCTGATCGACGTCGGCTTGACCCGTATTAACGCTTCTCACGTCGATCAGGACGCGGACCGACGTCTGCTCGGGCAAGGCCGGATCGAACTCGACTTCCGATTTGAATGCCCTGAACGTGCCTTTCGTAGTGAAGCCGCTGCCGGTCGCCTCGAAGGCAATCGCGCTCTTCTGGGGGTCGACACTCCATTCGGTCGCCCGCGCATCGTTCGCGCCAAGGAGCGCAACCGAGCCCGCAGCCATCACCGCGAAGGCCGCCGCTGCGCTACGGCCGAAAAAGCGCGGTGCCATGCGCGACCAGATGCCGTCACCCCTGATTGCGTGCCAGATCGTCGCCAGCACGTGCAAGCCGATCATCCCGGCAAGGCCGAAGGCCGCGAACTCATGCACTTCTTCAAGCGCGTGATGGATGCTCTTCTTTTCGTCCGGGCCGAGCGCCGCGAACCAAGGCAGGAGCGGGAAGGGTTGGCCGAACAGCAGCGAAGGCTTGTCCGAGGTCGAAATGAGCGCCCAGCCGGAAACCGCGATCAGGAAGATAAGGCCGTAAAGCGCGAGATGGCCCAGCGCCGCGCCGAGCTTTTCCAACCCCGACATGGTTGCTGGCTCAGGCGGCGTCGCGGTGAGCCCGCGCCACAACACGCGCAGAACCATCAGCGCGAGGATCGTGAAGCCGAGCGACTTGTGCAGATTGTAGGCCTGAATTTTTTCGACGACATTCTCGATGCCGCCCATCGTCCAGCCGAGGCCGAGCATGAATAGAATGAGGGCTGCTATCACCCAATGCAGGACTTTCAGCCCTGCGGCATAGTCTTGGCGTATCATGATGACGCTGTCTCCTTACCACTTGCCGATGTTGGGCAACGATTTCCACGGTTCGGCGGGCGCGAGAGGCGCGCCTTTCTGCAAGAGTTCAATGGAAATGCTGTCCGGCGAACGAATGAATGCCATATTCCCGTCTCGCGGCGGCCGGTTGATCGTCACGCCCGCGTCGGCGAGACGTTGGCATGTTTCGTAGATGTTTTCGACTTCGTAGGCGAGATGGCCGAAATTGCGGCCTTCGCCGTATTTTTCCGCATCCCAGTTATAAGTGAGTTCCAAGAGCGCGCTCTCGTCTCCGGGCGCGGCGAGGAACACGAGGGTGAAGCGTCCCTCCGGCCGTTCGAGGCGGCGCACCTCCCGCAGGCCGAGCTTGTTGACATAGAAGTCGAGCGACTGATCGAGGTCCGTCACGCGGACCATGGTATGCAGATATTTCATTCGAGCCTCCAACTTGACCGTCATTTAAGCATGATAGCCCGCGCCGCAACCCGTTTGAGGGCTTAGGTTACAATCATGACCGTTATGCAAATGAGTCTTTCAACAGGTGTGGATAGCGGGGGGCCGCAATCGCCATCGGAAGCCGCATGCCATTGATTCGCTGGCGGTGTCTGGGGTCAAGGATTCCTTTTCGTCATCCGCCACCTGTCAAGAAAGCTTCGCAAAAGGTCCGTCGCCGGGGGCGATGTGGATTTATGTCACATTTTTGTCAAAGTTTAACACGGAATATCAATCACTTGCAGCGGTGAGGGCCGGCTGCAGGTAAGGCAGACCGCGTCGAGCGTTGGGGAAAGAGTTAATTTTCTCTAGCCTCGGTGGCGTGGAATGTTATGTTTCGGATGTGAGTTGGCGGGCGTTGAGGTCTTGGGCGAGATCTTTGCGGTCGCCACGTATTTTCAGTGAAGCGGGGGACTACAAAATGGGGGACAATTTACCTCCAACCATTACTTCGTTTAACGACATCGCAGAGCAACCAAGCATAGACGTCTTCGTGATCGCAGGCCACATCAAGTGGTTCGACGTGTCCAAGGGCTTCGGCTTCATCGTCCCTGACGGTGGTCTGCCCGACATCCTGATTCACGTCACCGTTCTGCGGCGGGACGGATATCAGACTGCGTATGAAGGCGCCCGAATTGTCTGCGAAGTCTTGCGGCGCGACCGTGGACTTCAGGCGTTCCGTGTGATCGAGATGGACGAGAGTACCGCCATCCATCCCTCGCAACTGCCCCAGCGGACACACGTCCATGTGGTTCCGGAAAGCGATTGGCAACGGGCCATGGTGAAGTGGTTCAACCGTCTCAAGGGCTTCGGGTTTCTCACCCGCGGTGCCGGGACGGAAGACATCTTCGTCCATATGGAGACGCTCCGTCGCTTCGGGTTTGCCGAGCTTCGCCCTGGACAAATCGTTCAGGTGCGTTATGGCCATGGCGACAAGGGCCTCATGGCTGCGGAGCTTCGTCCCGACGGCACGATGGGCTACCCGTCCTCGCATTAAGGGATCATGACCCCCAATGACCAAGGGTCGACCAAATATCACGAGGGCCGCGCTTGCGGCCCTTCTCTTTTTGAGCTCTCCTGTTCTCAGCCGGGCAATCATGGCACCAGCATATGGAGA of Rhodomicrobium vannielii ATCC 17100 contains these proteins:
- a CDS encoding ChbG/HpnK family deacetylase, whose amino-acid sequence is MKNIIINADDYALDDRVDAAILELADKGVVTAASAMVLSPRWMVAARSLRNAPLSRGLHLDLTSPFAEGKRADHRLPTLIALSHARRLDLKLVRQAIAKQLLIYEEGMGAAPHFVDGHQHVHHLPGVAEVLVDVLSDRYAGNARLIGLRICTPKIKRGTKAAVIARTGAERLSKLAEEHGHITNTDFAGVYDFSEKASLPQLWQGWLDSAAGAWPLIMCHVAKPGGGDADSDPIRAARIREYDWLRSPAFAALSQRASAQPAGWPQA
- a CDS encoding DEAD/DEAH box helicase, whose translation is MTFKDLKLSDKVLAAIDAAGYTTPTPIQAQAIPFALEGRDVVGIAQTGTGKTASFVLPLLNMLEQGRARARMPRSLILEPTRELAAQVAEAFETLGSQHKLTVALLIGGVSFDDQEKKLERGADILIATPGRLLDHFGRGKLLMNAVDYLVIDEADRMLDMGFIPDIERICKLLPPSRQTLFFSATMPPEIQKLTDQFLKNPEQVRVSAPATAAKNITQKLKFSPADSKTKRHVLRELMRSEVSTIQNAIIFCNRKRDVAVLHKSLVKHGFNAGALHGDLDQRQRTATLEAFRKGEITYLAASDVAARGLDIPEVSHVFNFDVPISPEDYVHRIGRTGRAGRDGYAAMIVTPKEMKGVRAIENLCKAKIEWIDGEPSTENLAATDFSERRERSRRGERGGAGRGRSKEAAVATTEPRETAEVRPIRQRAEPAGEVRSAPAAATAERPARNRRNGDGSSVSRYHRELLPPATSAPVVGLGDHVPAFLMRPVRVAS
- a CDS encoding YceI family protein translates to MIRQDYAAGLKVLHWVIAALILFMLGLGWTMGGIENVVEKIQAYNLHKSLGFTILALMVLRVLWRGLTATPPEPATMSGLEKLGAALGHLALYGLIFLIAVSGWALISTSDKPSLLFGQPFPLLPWFAALGPDEKKSIHHALEEVHEFAAFGLAGMIGLHVLATIWHAIRGDGIWSRMAPRFFGRSAAAAFAVMAAGSVALLGANDARATEWSVDPQKSAIAFEATGSGFTTKGTFRAFKSEVEFDPALPEQTSVRVLIDVRSVNTGQADVDQALLSPDFFDPARFPTAEFVASGAKPAGKGKYVLAGRLTLRGVAKPVSLPFSIAAANGAASVKGETVIDRLEYGVGPQSVAGYAVEKDVKLSIDLAALKLTN
- a CDS encoding cold-shock protein, with product MGDNLPPTITSFNDIAEQPSIDVFVIAGHIKWFDVSKGFGFIVPDGGLPDILIHVTVLRRDGYQTAYEGARIVCEVLRRDRGLQAFRVIEMDESTAIHPSQLPQRTHVHVVPESDWQRAMVKWFNRLKGFGFLTRGAGTEDIFVHMETLRRFGFAELRPGQIVQVRYGHGDKGLMAAELRPDGTMGYPSSH
- a CDS encoding glycosyltransferase family 2 protein, giving the protein MDTRRPTLISVVLPAYNESEGLPVVVSSILHALANTGFAHEIVVIDDGSTDGTREVMLDLCAKQPSLRYVRFSRNFGKEAALSAGLRTAAGDAVILMDSDGQHPPALISVFLDKWREGAEVVAGVQNERLESWTKRRFKAGYYWLMQAGSHVVIPPDAGDFRLIDRKVVDAINALPERNRQMKGLFAWVGFRTVLVPFQPEPRVAGVTKFTWRQLFKLAFTGLTSFSVVPLRLVSLTGLVISSTAFLYGCYLLFEHYVVGGRVPGWPTLAVGMMFLSGVQLLALGVIAEYLGRTFEEAKQRPIYIVAEDSRVKSPPHAASPVYDASAFVADARASETETGRHS
- a CDS encoding VOC family protein; translated protein: MKYLHTMVRVTDLDQSLDFYVNKLGLREVRRLERPEGRFTLVFLAAPGDESALLELTYNWDAEKYGEGRNFGHLAYEVENIYETCQRLADAGVTINRPPRDGNMAFIRSPDSISIELLQKGAPLAPAEPWKSLPNIGKW
- a CDS encoding GtrA family protein; this encodes MRQIAIFVAVGCAAALTHLGVVALVVELLLLPPLAANVIGFGVAFFVSFAGHSRFTFPVSRESLGVARRRFFAVAFAGFAINQAAYAELLRVFGSTYYLPMLAAVILGVAVATFLLSKLWAFAQPQG